In Oncorhynchus clarkii lewisi isolate Uvic-CL-2024 chromosome 2, UVic_Ocla_1.0, whole genome shotgun sequence, one DNA window encodes the following:
- the LOC139364491 gene encoding cyclic AMP-responsive element-binding protein 3-like protein 4 isoform X1 — MDVENGELFFCHKEDSMTEESWGLEGPFSCSDVIYAGSEKPLDECTVDSQSGLNDSEPEDVLYAINPNDVFPTRDPVETSSESDSGISEEPCSKSPLTATVDPSQVPTTIYQVVYDISTLANIKTEPEQHSVDVISIELDDWSSQMLISESCIVNELPLVSAGRFDHGHLSTHSGTTSGPTSPDSPLLYPDLTLTEEEQKLLNQEGISLPNNLPLTKAEERILKKVRRKIRNKQSAQDSRRRKKDYVDGLESRAAACSVQNKELQRTVEQLEKHNMSLLAQLRRLQSLIKQTVTKAAQTSTCVMIIIFSLGLIIFPSYSPFHWGASSIEEDYTPKGVISRSILTDPASSLQAAEDVDNRIIQPDSLPVSRDLSQSDPPDASKILKQPIESPKITDIEDVALEESQPGNSSTLDEGQTEPLALVSATGKGSASLDPTKPAHTDEM, encoded by the exons ATGGATGTAGAGAATGGAGAGCTGTTTTTCTGTCACAAAGAGGACAGTATGACAGAGGAGAGTTGGGGACTGGAAGGGCCATTTTCTTGCTCTGATGTTATCTATGCTGGCTCTGAAAAACCCCTAGATGAATGCACGGTAGACTCCCAAAGT GGTCTAAACGACAGCGAGCCAGAGGATGTGCTTTATGCCATCAATCCAAATGACGTCTTCCCTACCAGAGACCCAGTGGAGACCTCCTCAGAGAGCGACAGTGGCATCTCTGAGGAACCCTGCTCCAAGAGCCCCCTAACTGCCACGGTGGACCCCTCTCAGGTCCCCACAACTATCTATCAGGTGGTCTATGACATCAGCACCCTGGCCAACATCAAGACGGAGCCAGAGCAGCATAGTGTTGATGTCATTTCCATAGaactgg ATGATTGGAGTTCTCAGATGTTGATCTCGGAGTCCTGTATCGTCAACGAGTTACCCCTAGTATCCGCTGGTAGATTTGACCATGGTCATCTTTCTACCCACTCTGGTACCACCTCAGGTCCCACCAGTCCAGACAGCCCGCTG CTTTACCCTGACCTCACACTGACTGAGGAGGAGCAGAAACTGCTGAACCAAGAGGGGATCTCTCTGCCCAACAACCTGCCCCTCACcaag GCTGAGGAACGGATTCTGAAAAAAGTGAGACGCAAAATACGCAACAAACAGTCAGCCCAAGACAGCCGTCGCAGGAAGAAGGACTATGTGGATGGGCTTGAGAGCAG GGCAGCAGCTTGCTCAGTGCAAAACAAAGAGCTGCAGAGGACCGTGGAACAGCTGGAGAAACACAACAT GTCTCTCCTGGCTCAGCTGCGCAGACTACAGTCGCTGATCAAGCAGACGGTCACTAAAGCAGCACAGACCAGCACCTGCGTCATG ATTATCATCTTCTCTCTGGGCCTCATCATCTTCCCAAGTTACAGCCCCTTCCACTGGGGCGCCTCATCCATAGAAGAGGACTATACACCAAAAGGAg TTATCTCCAGAAGCATCCTCACAGATCCTGCTTCATCCTTGCAAGCTGCTGAGGATGTGGACAACCGTATCATTCAGCCCGATTCCCTACCCGTTTCCCGTGACCTCAGCCAATCAGATCCCCCGGATGCTTCCAAAATACTAAAGCAACCAATAGAAAGTCCCAAAATCACTGACATTGAGGATGTGGCCCTGGAGGagagccaaccagggaacagcTCGACTCTGGATGAAGGGCAGACTGAACCTCTGGCCCTGGTGTCAGCAACAGGAAAAGGGAGCGCAAGCCTTGACCCCACCAAACCAGCCCACACTGATGAGATGTAG
- the LOC139364491 gene encoding cyclic AMP-responsive element-binding protein 3-like protein 4 isoform X2, translated as MDVENGELFFCHKEDSMTEESWGLEGPFSCSDVIYAGSEKPLDECTGLNDSEPEDVLYAINPNDVFPTRDPVETSSESDSGISEEPCSKSPLTATVDPSQVPTTIYQVVYDISTLANIKTEPEQHSVDVISIELDDWSSQMLISESCIVNELPLVSAGRFDHGHLSTHSGTTSGPTSPDSPLLYPDLTLTEEEQKLLNQEGISLPNNLPLTKAEERILKKVRRKIRNKQSAQDSRRRKKDYVDGLESRAAACSVQNKELQRTVEQLEKHNMSLLAQLRRLQSLIKQTVTKAAQTSTCVMIIIFSLGLIIFPSYSPFHWGASSIEEDYTPKGVISRSILTDPASSLQAAEDVDNRIIQPDSLPVSRDLSQSDPPDASKILKQPIESPKITDIEDVALEESQPGNSSTLDEGQTEPLALVSATGKGSASLDPTKPAHTDEM; from the exons ATGGATGTAGAGAATGGAGAGCTGTTTTTCTGTCACAAAGAGGACAGTATGACAGAGGAGAGTTGGGGACTGGAAGGGCCATTTTCTTGCTCTGATGTTATCTATGCTGGCTCTGAAAAACCCCTAGATGAATGCACG GGTCTAAACGACAGCGAGCCAGAGGATGTGCTTTATGCCATCAATCCAAATGACGTCTTCCCTACCAGAGACCCAGTGGAGACCTCCTCAGAGAGCGACAGTGGCATCTCTGAGGAACCCTGCTCCAAGAGCCCCCTAACTGCCACGGTGGACCCCTCTCAGGTCCCCACAACTATCTATCAGGTGGTCTATGACATCAGCACCCTGGCCAACATCAAGACGGAGCCAGAGCAGCATAGTGTTGATGTCATTTCCATAGaactgg ATGATTGGAGTTCTCAGATGTTGATCTCGGAGTCCTGTATCGTCAACGAGTTACCCCTAGTATCCGCTGGTAGATTTGACCATGGTCATCTTTCTACCCACTCTGGTACCACCTCAGGTCCCACCAGTCCAGACAGCCCGCTG CTTTACCCTGACCTCACACTGACTGAGGAGGAGCAGAAACTGCTGAACCAAGAGGGGATCTCTCTGCCCAACAACCTGCCCCTCACcaag GCTGAGGAACGGATTCTGAAAAAAGTGAGACGCAAAATACGCAACAAACAGTCAGCCCAAGACAGCCGTCGCAGGAAGAAGGACTATGTGGATGGGCTTGAGAGCAG GGCAGCAGCTTGCTCAGTGCAAAACAAAGAGCTGCAGAGGACCGTGGAACAGCTGGAGAAACACAACAT GTCTCTCCTGGCTCAGCTGCGCAGACTACAGTCGCTGATCAAGCAGACGGTCACTAAAGCAGCACAGACCAGCACCTGCGTCATG ATTATCATCTTCTCTCTGGGCCTCATCATCTTCCCAAGTTACAGCCCCTTCCACTGGGGCGCCTCATCCATAGAAGAGGACTATACACCAAAAGGAg TTATCTCCAGAAGCATCCTCACAGATCCTGCTTCATCCTTGCAAGCTGCTGAGGATGTGGACAACCGTATCATTCAGCCCGATTCCCTACCCGTTTCCCGTGACCTCAGCCAATCAGATCCCCCGGATGCTTCCAAAATACTAAAGCAACCAATAGAAAGTCCCAAAATCACTGACATTGAGGATGTGGCCCTGGAGGagagccaaccagggaacagcTCGACTCTGGATGAAGGGCAGACTGAACCTCTGGCCCTGGTGTCAGCAACAGGAAAAGGGAGCGCAAGCCTTGACCCCACCAAACCAGCCCACACTGATGAGATGTAG